A stretch of DNA from Carya illinoinensis cultivar Pawnee chromosome 12, C.illinoinensisPawnee_v1, whole genome shotgun sequence:
GAAACGGATTCTAGCTTCCATAACATACTTTTATGCTATTTTCTGACTATATCTTAGACAAAAAGGTAGTTGGttactaaaaagaaaaagttccGACATTCAAAATTTTGGTTCTTTACTATCCTCACCTTCGCCCCATAGTTATTCTCTTTAGACAACCCACTGGTTTACTGTGATATAGATGAAATGATCGAAATTATGCCGTTGAATGTGTAGATATTGAATACAAGGGCGGTTGAGGCATCAGAGAAGGAGAGGCCAGTTCCAGACCTCAGAACCGGAGATATTGTGGAAATTAAATTGGTAAATGTTGTTATTACCTCTGTTGctacttataaataaaagaaattggtacTTTGGGCTTGGACTAGGGCTTTGTTAGGTTCATTTTCCTAGATGGGTTTATTGTTCCTTGTATCTATTTTTGTACCCCaactaggtgttttctcttgtatacatccagTACAtggtattaataaatttttacttatgaaaaaaaattggtaaatgtgtttctgattcttttttattttttaggttttttattgtattttaatgaagtcctttctttattttttgttaatgttATTCACTTCCAGGAAGTTCCTGAAAATAGGCGGAGGTTGTCTGTCTACAAAGGTATTATTATATCAAGACAAAATGCTGGTATTCACACAACAATTCGGATTCGGAGAATTATCGCTGGTGTAGGGGTTGAGATTGTTTTCCCTATGTAAGTACATCTGTTTTATTGACTCTCAAGTTTTGCTGAGGCTTATTTTGGCTAAAACTCTATTGCGAGAAATTCAATCAGAATAGCAATATTTATGAGTGGCtatgaaaagaggagaaaaaaataattagtgaaTAACTAATGAAACATACAGCAAAATATTTGCAATATGATGTATAGTCTTTGAGTTTTCACATCAGGGTGACTTTGGATTAGTACATCCTCCCAAGGTGTCACAAATGCTGGCGTTTGCAACCCTTTTGGAAATGTGAAACCTGAAACAGTTAGTACATTCTATGTTTATTTCAGTTACGGCAGTATACAATTGTAATGAAGCCATATAATGGAATCCTAAATACCCATATCCAAAGAAACATTATGCTAAAAAAACATCAAGGGAAGTAAATAGGTCTTTATGCAATCAGTTGAAtagaaaattatttgaattagagCATATCATGCTGGTAAGGCATTATCCTGATTTCATAGTCTGTTGGAATAGGAATGGATGGATGCATGCAAATGCTGGGTATGGGTATAGTATGATGAAGTTATGTAGAGGAGTTTTTGAAAAGGCATGTATAGGctgttaaataattttttttttcattgaactCTTGTATGTTTGTAAAGTTATACAGTGTAATAGTCTAATCATGCAAGCATATTGTAACCTATGTTGAACCTATTgtaatatattgtaaatttgtaatgattagtttgaaggTATCTGTGTTAGAatgatatttggaaataaaatgagatgagatgaaaattgttTTCATAGATCCTCTTAATATGCTAAATATATCATCACATTTGTCtttttaaaaccattttttattgtgatttgtcattttttttttttttttttaaagtgagttTTAGTTTGCCCAGGTGTGCCGCCACACATGCGGTTTGCACCTACGCTCTAGGTGGTTTATGTGCTTAAGTGCGCCTAGCACTTTTAACAACATTGATTTGGATTTATTATGCTGGAGTGGATGCTTCAGTTCTCATCTTCATAAGCTTTATCTTATGAACTTTCTCCACTCCGATTCATTTTTATGTTTCTTGTAACTCTAATTCCGTTCTGTGTACTGTATGAACTTGATGCAGCCTGATTTGTGCTTTTATCATTGTTTTGTTGCAGTTACTCGCCAAATATCAAAGAAATCAAAGTATTAAAGCACAGGAAAGTCAGGAGGGCGAGGCTGTACTATCTGAGAGACAAGCTTCCCAGACTCTCCACTTTTAAATGAAGAACATCTCTGTGCAACTACTCTCTCTGTTTTCCCTTTCAGACTAATTTGTTGAGTTTTGAGAAGTTTTATAACTTGCAGTAACCCATCCATTAATCCATTCTCTTGTAATATAATCTCCATTCTTGTCAATGCCATCACACCTTTCTTTTGCTTCTCTCCGGGGGTTTTTTTTAAGCaatgcagatttttttttttttaattttaattttaattttaattttcttttttagggaAAATGATGcacatcatttttaattttcataattctttaagcatcactattttaatttttaaatgaggagtatttttctaaaatgatttataaaataGTATACTTTTACAgaaatatcttaaaattaaaacataattgtttaaaaagttgtaaaaagCAAGGTTCGAAAATTGAAATCGGGTAAGGATTGATTTAATGAATTGGGCGATTTAAGAAACAGATTCAGATGATTCATAACAATTTTGAGTTggttatttcaattttgataaaaaaatattaaaaatcatataatgTAATTTAAGCATTTAATATAATGTATAGATGAATATAAAgtataaattcattgactagttttaataaaaatatgatatgaatctaaatagtttcaataaatatatatatttaatatatttaatcttAATTGTCGATATTTTTTGCATCATATATGAAGAAGATAAATTCATTAAGTTATAAGAACAAGACGAATGTAACATTTTATACACaactataaatttaatataaaatattcattcatttcttaattttgttgttcaattaaaaaaataaaaataaagacatacatgttttatctttcaatatttttgctatttttatggaatacaacgacgaagtttttttatttttcctagaCTTCTATTTTAGAGACTTGAATGTTATGCCATCAGGCCGTGGCCATGGGCCTTTGGGTACAATGATGAAGTTAATATATGTTTAGTCATATTATTTTggtacaagaaataaaaaaagaaaaatcagttAATAAAAAACGTTAAAATAAATACAGCTTTGCATCTGCTTGAATCATTCTAAAATCAGCTAAAATCGATCTAAATtgatcaattaaaataatttaattaaccattcaaaaaatttattaatattgatttggtttctgatcaattaaatttgaaTTGGTTAAATGGCCACGACTGAACTTAGTGCATGCTTGAGATTGTAGtgagaaatataacttataatttaagtaataaattttactattaaaaagttatttattgtttggtaactatatatttaaagtattttcaaacatgttacgtttgttcggaaacaaattaaaaacgtactttttgaggtagaaatgaagattatttaaatcttttaaaattatgagcatatctttaaaagtttgaaagttgtaattatcttaaaattatataaatattttcgtctattgatagtctttttaaaaattaaattacgttttgtattatttaaaaaaatacgtttgagaaaaaaatatttttcctcaaacttattttttaacttaattgaaattaaaaatattttaatatgtaatatccaaatgatttaattattttattaaaaatttttttaaaatatttaaatactttttaaaaccAAACCCTTAAGAGGTTTTCATTTTTACGGCAAAACAACACAAACGAATAGTTTTGCATGAATAACTGTTTTCGGATTTGAAACTCCACGGCCCACgtttttacttaataaaaagtttcaaaatttgatgaggTTATAATCATTTAAAGGGTAATGTTAGGGCAGGTATGGAAATCTaacttaaactcaaaatttttatttcataattacattttttttaaatttttatacaaaatataataaataattcaacttttttaaatttcaatataatttttttaaatctcaatataataatattattaaaattaatattttaaattctcatctctacctGTACCTTTCCGCTATCTAGTTTTAACTGCTGCTGCTTAtccattaatataaattttactttttatttgtttcttttttatatattttttattatatttaaatatttttaaaaaataacaaaatatattaatatattaaaattcacctttttaactattaaataaaaaaattgaaatacattagcatttttcataatttgtaACACGTGTAACGTAACCACGACATGTGTGGTACCCCGCGCCGTTTCTACATTGTTCCCGGTGCTGACTCATACTACTTCTGTAGTACCCCACCTAAGATCACGCCACGTGTTAAATTTTCCATTtatcataataaataaataaataatagtagtAACGTGGGCAGCATGCGTGGGTATAAAGcaacaaaaagagagaaaaaatttgaACGGAAACGTCGGAAAGGAAAGGACTTTCAAAATCCCCACAGTTGGCCACGCCTCGTCCCTCTCGCTCTTCCACACTCCGTCCCTACACCCGCCTTCCTCGCTTTTCCTCTCATTcactctttccctctctctctacacTTGGTCGCGGTCTTCTCGCCAATCCCACCCATCAAACCGACTAAGGTTGCTGTCTCTGGTTCAGCTCTCTCTGGACGCATTTCTCCTTATTGGCCTGTTACGCAATTTAACTTCATTTTGTATCTGTTTctgttgattttgaatgtgctATGAGGGGTTGTCATGATTGGCGAGGAATTTTGGGTTCTTCCTGGTGACTGACTGCAAAGAATATCTCGGAGTTCTGACACAATGAGAGGTACCCCACCTGGGATTTTGCTAATAAGAAGCATTAGAGGCAGGGATTGGTCCTTTGCTACCTATAGgtattttgttttgttcattACATTCATTGCTTATGCTTGTTATCATGCTTCTCGAAAACCGACTAGCATAGTCAAGAGCGTTTTGTATCCTGACCCAAAAAGAATCCCGGGACAGTATCCTTGGCCTATTGGCAAGTTTTTTATCAAGGAGAATTTTGTAGATAATGACATTAGCACGTTGAGATACGCGGGTTGGGCTCCATTTAATGAACCGGATGGGCCGTCGAAGTTGGGGGAGATTGATGTTGCATTCCTAGCATGTTATTCTTTGGGAATGTTTGTTGCCGGACATTTGGGCGATAGGTTGGACCTCCGGTTGTTTTTGGCGAATGGGATGATCGGCAGTGGCATTTTTGTTGGGTTATTTGGGATGGGATGTTTTTGGAATGTGCATGCGTTTTGGTATTTTCTGGTAATGCAAATGGCTGCTGGGTTGTTTCAAGCAACGGGTTGGCCTTCGGTTGTTGCTGTTATTGGTAGTTGGTTTGGGAAGAGGAAGAGAGGTTTGATAATGGGTATTTGGAATGCGCATACTTCTGTTGGGAATATCACTGGGTCTCTTTTGGCTGCTAGTGTCTTGGACTATGGGTGGGGCTGGTCTTTCATAGTTCCGGGCGCATTTATCATTATGGGAGGGATAATGGTTTACTTGTTCTTGCCCGCTTACCCTGAGGATTTTGGGTTTAACTGCCTGCCTGGTGTAGCTTCGAATTTACAGGAAACGCCTAATGACGAAGAAGCTCGGATTACTAAAGGAAATGTGCCGCGAGGGGAAACAAATGTCGTCTCCCAACATGGGATGGTGAGGAGGAGAGGTGTCGGGCTTCTTGAAGCTTGTTTAATACCAGGAGTAATACCATTTGCACTGTGCCTTTTCTTCGCTAAGCTTGTGGCCTACACATTTCTGTACTGGCTACCATTTTATCTTAGTCAGACGGGTATTTCCTGTGCTCCCAGTTTTATTAATCAGCTTAATCAACATAGAAGTCTAAACTAATGAAACTTTTAAATTCGTAACATTTTACATTGCTGTTTGGCTTGTCAGATAGCTTTCGAGTTTTGTTACCGGTATGTTCTTTCGGACTCTTGAGTAACAAGATTAGAGGAGATTTTAAGCAATCTTGGATAGCTAGAAGTAACAAGAACTGCTGACATAAATGAGGTAAAAGAATAGCGTATGGTCGCTTGCTGTGGGACCAGTATAAATAGTTCTTTATGTCCCAAAATGACCTTCTCTATCAGAGGTGAATTGGTCTCATTTGCAGAACAAGGATAATATATAAAGACAGTGTCTCATAATCAATGGTTTCCAGTTGATTATAGAATTGCTATTTCAAATTGACGCTAATAACTAGGAAATAGAAATAAGTGCtgtattttcaataaaaaaaaaaagagagactgATATAGTTGAAGTATCTTGTGTCTCCATCCTTCTGCTTCTCTATGGTTTAATGTAATTACAGTTAATTCCATACAATCTAGGATCTAGGCAAAGTGACGGTCATTTTCaacaaaattaaagagaaaaatgcTGTGATCATACATTGATGTTGGTGTCATCTTCCTCATTTAAGTAGTGACCCAACTATATTCAGAAGGGAAAACTGCTTACAACTTATcttcaaattatatttatattttttaacaatttgtGCCTTTGTGTGTGTGCCCGtgcgcacatatatatatatttttaccatCAGATACTTGAAAGATTAATCATGCAAACGTGCTCATGAATCTTCATGTGAAGGCCCGCCACTTAATGATTATAACATATCACAGGTTGGCAGTTCAAAAACATTCTGTACGTTATTGTGAAGCAATATACCTTTGTACCACCTGATGGGTGAGGGTTCCTGTTCTATAAAAATCGTCACTGTGAGGACCATCGAGTATTTTTTGCCAATTCATTGTGTATTATGTGTGTGGATGGTAACCTCCATTAAAATTTCCGAAATTGATTTTGCTGATGCTGATAAGTTGATGCATTATGAACATGGCTATCTGTAGTTGCACCATTTCTGTAAGAGTGGATTTTTGCACTTGTTGCCAGCTTACAATTACTTTAATGATTTCATAAAGCCATATACTGTGCCTTGAATCGTCTTTCTGCATCTGCCATAATGTTTCTATGATTTGGCAGAAATTGGTGGAGAGTATGTTTCTGTGAAATCTGCTGGAAATCTATCCACCTTGTTTGATGTAGGTGGCATTGTTGGTGGAATCCTTGCTGGCCACATCTCTGATAAACTTGGTGCTAGGGCTACTACAGCTGCCAGCTTCATGTATGCTGCAATTCCTTCAATGCTATTGTATCGCACATTCGGAAATGTTTCAGTGAATGTCAACCTTGTACTTATGATGATAACTGGCTTGTTTATAAACGGGCCCTATGCACTCATCACCACTGCTGTTTCTGCGGACCTTGGCACCCACAGTTCCATTAGAGGGGATTCTCGAGCATTGGCAACAGTGACTGCCATAATTGATGGTACTGGATCAGTTGGAGCAGCTCTTGGCCCTCTTCTTACTGGTTTCATCTCAACAAAAGGATGGGATGCAGTATTTGTGATGCTAATGATTGGTGCTCTTATTGCGGGACTTCTTTTGTCGGGTTTGGTTATAGCTGAACTCTCTGAGAGAACTTGCAATCCAATGTCTCAATCCAGCGGCCAGCAAAGTCTTGGAGGTAAGATAGTTATtccctctcttttatttttttcccctttccttTATACTTCTCTCTCTGAATCCAGTGCTGAATTGTGAAAGGCTAGCAATAGGGTAATTACTGGttatctttttctaaaattgccccTAGCTTTCATGTATCTTACAACCAatgaatttagtttttttttttttgggtctcgGGCGATTGAATCTGTGGAGTGAAATCATCTTTCTACTCATTTCGATGAATGTTCAATCACTAGTGTCTTTCATGGTAGTTTGGACCGTTCATGGAATTGAATTGTTACCCTGTTCAAATATCATTTAAGAGATGACAAATATTGCTCACAATTCACAACTGAGATACTCCCTAGGAATTTCTGACACAATCATCTTGGCTTTGAAAAAAGGGTTTTTCGAGGTTTCGGATTCAGTCTATGGCCGTGGTTCTCAAAATCCACGATCAACTGCTGATATGCCATCTATTTTACTTGTACCTTGGCCCCCGAGTCCTCATCTTGAATCATCCTACACGTCTTGGGACCAGAACTGTAATATCTCAGGCATGGACTAACGGTGATCTTTTCTTTTTGCAGATCACGTGACTCAACCCCTACTAAGGGATCGAAGGTGATAAATTTGGGTCTTAAGAAGCTTCATGCTGTTGAGAACCTCAAAGCAAAAGGCCTCAACTGCATAGAACTGGTATTTGGATACTTCGATGAATAGTACGGAGGCAACACCTACGTAAATCCCAAGATTTTTTCGCTTTGGATGTATCTTGTAGCACATGTACTCAATATCCTATTAGGGATTTGTGAGAATTGTTAGATTCACATAGGAATTTCATAAAAGTGAACTTATAAACTGACATGGTTTAATGTGATACGTTGGATTTACTTTACAGTGAAAAGAATATTACAGTATGACGtattacatcaaattatattaattcgtgaatttatttttataaaacgtctttatgtatgaaacaTTTCTCGTCCTATAATATGCACAAACTACCCAGCAATGTATAGATTTTGTTTACTTCCCTCAATTGGCTCTCCAAGCCAATCTTTTCTCGGAAATAAGGGTGTAATCGGTCCAGTTCGGTCcaattttggataaaatctaTGATTGAATTGGTATGTaccaattttgtatttttaaaaatcgatTACGCATCAATTATCCCTTTAAACTAGTACGTCCGGTTTTACTGATTTCAGTctggtttttcagttttaatatattaagtatattagtattactaatatatttatcaaaagaaatatattgaatatttatcaggcaataaaatgtatttaatatatatattatatataaaacatatgatcaaataaatatttatgtttaagattaaaatattatgttataaattataatatattatttcatacataattatatatattatatataatattaaaaattaatgaaatatataatatgtgaaccggTCCGATCCGATCCggtattgaaaaatataaaactgatTCTGGATAGGATTTGActggtttttaaaataaaaaaactgatttCTAACCGAACCGGTTGAAAATCGGACCGAACCAATAGGTAATTAGCCAAATTTCCGATTTCTCGGTTTATTCTTACACCCTTACTCAGAAACTATCCCTAGCTCAATTTTTCGAACACAGCAATCTCAGAATAGTTGAGGTTAACAACTAggattatttcactattatttacaaattatcttattattatttatataattttttttatatcttatttatataatcaaacgAGGCCCCAATTATCGTTTAAATTATTCCTTTTACAAACTCAGACTTGtagtttaaatagttttaaagtgAGCCTTTGGGCTAgaatcatatttcaaattagtaTTTTCGTCATTTTGTTAATTAAGAGATGGAAAATGTAAAGATGATGCATAAACTGCCGCGTTATtactaataaaaagaaaacatgtCATATTTATATACAATCAATATACAAATAACTAACATGAACTAACATGGTTATTATTGATAAACCATTGGAAATATCTTCTTAACTTTGGGGACTAAGTGCATGTTTAAGATTTCAGTGTGAAATATAACGTATAGCTTTagaacttataatttataacttaattactaagttctactattagaaagttatttactgtttgataattatatgtttaaaacattttcaatcatgttatgtttacttgtttaccaaattaaaaaattaaacatacactcaggaaaaaaatcacaaaaaattatttgtta
This window harbors:
- the LOC122290434 gene encoding putative glycerol-3-phosphate transporter 4 isoform X1; protein product: MRGTPPGILLIRSIRGRDWSFATYRYFVLFITFIAYACYHASRKPTSIVKSVLYPDPKRIPGQYPWPIGKFFIKENFVDNDISTLRYAGWAPFNEPDGPSKLGEIDVAFLACYSLGMFVAGHLGDRLDLRLFLANGMIGSGIFVGLFGMGCFWNVHAFWYFLVMQMAAGLFQATGWPSVVAVIGSWFGKRKRGLIMGIWNAHTSVGNITGSLLAASVLDYGWGWSFIVPGAFIIMGGIMVYLFLPAYPEDFGFNCLPGVASNLQETPNDEEARITKGNVPRGETNVVSQHGMVRRRGVGLLEACLIPGVIPFALCLFFAKLVAYTFLYWLPFYLSQTEIGGEYVSVKSAGNLSTLFDVGGIVGGILAGHISDKLGARATTAASFMYAAIPSMLLYRTFGNVSVNVNLVLMMITGLFINGPYALITTAVSADLGTHSSIRGDSRALATVTAIIDGTGSVGAALGPLLTGFISTKGWDAVFVMLMIGALIAGLLLSGLVIAELSERTCNPMSQSSGQQSLGDHVTQPLLRDRR
- the LOC122290434 gene encoding putative glycerol-3-phosphate transporter 4 isoform X2, whose protein sequence is MRGTPPGILLIRSIRGRDWSFATYRYFVLFITFIAYACYHASRKPTSIVKSVLYPDPKRIPGQYPWPIGKFFIKENFVDNDISTLRYAGWAPFNEPDGPSKLGEIDVAFLACYSLGMFVAGHLGDRLDLRLFLANGMIGSGIFVGLFGMGCFWNVHAFWYFLVMQMAAGLFQATGWPSVVAVIGSWFGKRKRGLIMGIWNAHTSVGNITGSLLAASVLDYGWGWSFIVPGAFIIMGGIMVYLFLPAYPEDFGFNCLPGVASNLQETPNDEEARITKGNVPRGETNVVSQHGMVRRRGVGLLEACLIPGVIPFALCLFFAKLVAYTFLYWLPFYLSQTGGIVGGILAGHISDKLGARATTAASFMYAAIPSMLLYRTFGNVSVNVNLVLMMITGLFINGPYALITTAVSADLGTHSSIRGDSRALATVTAIIDGTGSVGAALGPLLTGFISTKGWDAVFVMLMIGALIAGLLLSGLVIAELSERTCNPMSQSSGQQSLGDHVTQPLLRDRR